The Anolis carolinensis isolate JA03-04 chromosome 2, rAnoCar3.1.pri, whole genome shotgun sequence genome has a window encoding:
- the LOC134296190 gene encoding uncharacterized protein LOC134296190 — MGKIHRPIRYDLTNIPNEYAVEVKNRFQGLDLINRVPEELWTEVHNIVQEAATKYVPKKKKSKKAKWLSAETLEVAQERRKVKGNSDGGDMSNLNAQFHRLARRDKELFLNKQCMEVEEDNRIGRTRDLFQKIRNIGCKFQAKMGMIKNKDGKDLTEAEEIKKRWREYTEDLYRKDNNIEDSFDGVVSELEPDILRSEVEWVLRSIANNKAAGDNGIPAELFKILKDDAVKVMHAICQQIWKTQEWPSDWKKSVYIPIPKRGNAKECSNFRTVALISHASKVMLKILQGRLQQYMERELPDVQAGFRKGRGTRDQIANIRWIIEEAREFQKNIYFCFIDYPKAFDCVDHNKLWHVLGGMGIPSHLFCLLISLYKDQVATVRTDHGTTDWFKIGKGVQQGCCILSPYLFNLYAEYIMRHAGLDESKAGVKISGRNINNLRYADDTTLMAESEEELRILITKVKEESAKAGLQLNIKKTKIMTTRPIDNWQIEGENVEVVTDFIFLGVKITADADSSQEIRKCLLLGRRAMANLDKILKSRDITLATKVRIVFCQGWEENGGVEELTIAPLLWTHHFGTHHHLIRFRLAAPPNHAQA; from the coding sequence atggggaaaatacacagaccaatcaGATATGATCTCACCaatattcctaatgaatatgcagtggaagtgaagaatagatttcagggactagacttgataaatagagtcccagaagaactatggacagaagttcacaacattgttcaggaggcagcaacaaagtacgtcccaaagaaaaagaaatccaagaaggcaaaatggttgtctgctgagacactggaagtagcccaagaaagaaggaaggtgaaaggaaacagcgatggGGGAGATATGTCCaacttaaatgcacaattccataggttagccaggagagacaaggaactatttttaaacaagcaatgcatggaagtggaagaagacaacagaataggaaggacaagagacctcttccagaaaatcagaaacatcggatgcaaatttcaggcaaaaatgggcatgatcaaaaacaaagatggcaaggacctaacagaagctgaagaaatcaagaaaaggtggcgagaatatacagaagatctgtataggaaggataataatatagaggatagctttgacggtgtggtgagtgaattagaaccagacatcttgaggagtgaggttgaatgggtcttaagaagtattgctaacaacaaggcagcaggagacaatgggatcccagctgaactgtttaaaatcttgaaagatgatgctgtcaaggtgatgcatgccatatgccagcaaatatggaaaacacaagaatggccatcagattggaaaaaatcagtttacatccccataccaaaaaggggaaatgctaaagaatgttcaaacttccgtacagtggcacttatttcacatgccagtaaggtaatgctcaagatcctgcaaggcagacttcagcaatacatggagcgagagctgccagatgtccaagctgggttcagaaaaggcagaggaacgagagaccaaattgccaatatccgctggataattgaggaagccagggagtttcagaaaaacatctatttctgctttattgactatcctaaagccttcgactgtgtggatcataataaactatggcatgtacttggtggtatggggataccaagtcaccttttcTGTCTCCTGATaagtctgtataaagaccaagtagccactgtaagaacagaccacggaacaacagactggttcaagattgggaaaggagtacagcagggctgttgtatactatcgccctacctattcaacttgtatgcagaatacatcatgcgacatgcggggcttgacgaatccaaggctggagttaaaatttcgggaagaaacattaacaaccttaggtatgcagatgataccactctgatggctgaaagtgaggaggagctgaggatccttatcaccaaggtgaaagaagaaagtgcaaaagccgggctgcagttaaacatcaagaaaaccaagatcatgacaacccgaccgattgacaactggcaaatagagggagaaaacgtggaggtagtgacagactttatatttctaggtgtgaagatcactgcagatgcagacagcagccaggaaatcagaaaatgtttacttcttgggaggagagcaatggccaacctcgataaaatactgaaaagcagagacatcacactagcaacgaaggtccgcatagttttCTGTCAGGGGTGGGAGGAaaatggtggtgtggaggagcttaccatcgctccgttgctgTGGACCCACCATTTCGGTACccaccatcacctgatcaggtttagacttgctgcaCCCCCTAACcatgcccaggcctga